One Alicyclobacillus acidoterrestris DNA window includes the following coding sequences:
- the cimA gene encoding citramalate synthase codes for MERVMILDTTLRDGTQGEGISLTVADKLRIAKKLDELGIAYIEGGFPGANPKDQEFFESAKKKLHLKHAKLTAFGSTRRPGVAAETDEGLRVLLDSQAPVVTLVGKAWDFHVREALRVTLEENLQMISDSVAYLKRQGREVIFDAEHFFDGYRHNPDYALATLTAAADAGVDWVTLCDTNGGTLPHQISEIVRVVVATLSVPVGIHTHNDCELAVANSLTAVRNGVTMVHGTINGIGERCGNANLASVIPNLELKLEKRCLPSSDHLVHLTEIARFIGEIANLVPHSYQPFVGHSAFAHKGGIHVSAISRNPETYEHIRPELVGNTRRILVSELSGVSNLQHRAEEFGVDVRDRKEEMRQLLGEIKELEYQGYQFEGAEASQELLFLKRFGQYESFFDVAAMRVEATMLDDDAMHSEAIVKLLVGGQSVHTVAEGNGPVNALDSALRKALTPFYPIIETMHLTDYKVRVLDEKDATAAKVRVLIESTNGFDVWRTIGVSENVIEASWEALVDSVMYFLLRVVRKDGAAEVS; via the coding sequence ATGGAGCGAGTCATGATTTTAGATACGACTCTTCGCGACGGCACGCAAGGAGAGGGTATCAGTTTAACTGTGGCAGACAAGTTGCGCATTGCAAAGAAGCTTGACGAGTTGGGCATTGCCTATATTGAAGGCGGGTTTCCCGGCGCAAATCCAAAAGATCAGGAGTTCTTCGAAAGCGCGAAGAAGAAACTTCACCTCAAGCACGCGAAATTGACTGCGTTTGGCAGCACAAGGCGCCCGGGCGTGGCAGCGGAGACGGATGAAGGATTGCGCGTCCTTCTCGACTCACAGGCGCCTGTTGTCACTTTGGTGGGCAAGGCGTGGGATTTTCACGTACGGGAGGCGCTCAGAGTCACACTAGAGGAAAACCTTCAAATGATCTCCGATTCGGTGGCTTACCTCAAGCGTCAAGGAAGAGAAGTCATCTTTGACGCCGAACATTTCTTTGACGGATATCGTCATAACCCGGACTACGCCTTGGCGACGTTAACCGCTGCTGCGGATGCGGGCGTCGATTGGGTGACTTTGTGCGATACGAACGGGGGGACACTCCCGCATCAAATTTCCGAAATCGTTCGTGTGGTAGTCGCTACTCTCTCTGTTCCGGTGGGGATTCACACGCACAACGATTGCGAACTCGCCGTTGCAAACAGTCTTACAGCTGTGCGCAATGGCGTGACGATGGTTCATGGAACCATCAATGGGATTGGCGAGCGGTGTGGAAATGCGAATCTCGCCTCTGTCATTCCGAATCTGGAGCTGAAATTGGAGAAGCGTTGCTTGCCGTCCTCGGACCATCTCGTTCACCTAACAGAGATTGCGCGGTTCATCGGAGAAATCGCCAATTTGGTTCCGCATAGTTATCAGCCTTTTGTGGGGCATAGCGCGTTTGCGCATAAAGGTGGGATTCACGTAAGTGCTATCTCCCGCAATCCAGAGACGTACGAACACATTCGTCCGGAGTTAGTGGGGAATACGCGCCGAATCCTCGTTTCCGAACTATCTGGCGTATCCAACTTGCAACATCGGGCAGAGGAATTTGGTGTAGATGTTCGCGATAGAAAAGAAGAGATGCGCCAGTTACTTGGCGAAATCAAGGAGCTGGAGTACCAGGGTTACCAGTTCGAGGGTGCGGAAGCGTCGCAGGAATTATTGTTTTTAAAGCGCTTCGGCCAGTACGAGTCCTTCTTCGACGTGGCGGCGATGCGGGTCGAGGCGACCATGCTGGACGATGATGCCATGCATTCTGAAGCTATCGTCAAATTGTTGGTGGGTGGCCAGTCAGTCCACACGGTCGCGGAGGGGAATGGTCCCGTCAATGCCTTGGATAGTGCACTACGGAAGGCACTAACACCGTTTTACCCCATCATTGAAACGATGCATTTAACGGACTATAAAGTTCGTGTCTTAGATGAGAAGGATGCTACGGCGGCCAAGGTGCGGGTACTGATTGAATCGACGAATGGCTTCGATGTGTGGAGGACAATTGGCGTTTCAGAGAACGTGATTGAAGCGAGTTGGGAAGCTTTGGTCGACAGTGTGATGTACTTCTTGTTGCGCGTGGTTCGTAAGGACGGTGCCGCAGAAGTATCGTAA
- a CDS encoding ATP-binding protein, whose amino-acid sequence MLRISKLYLNILFATGLMVPLSTIGTLCFHASTSIVVVSCIAICLGMFPVYLPKGTLWGAGVVTYIFVLSTNGPLTACVPLFFGTVAEFMKHYRWNVKRIKFFRLTVTFGMFFYALLAAWYSSRQTTHLPYFFHILISVATFEVVNYIILVGIQLSIGQRVTLADGLGMFNFLPLIATSAVLTMYIQFARNWEFALLICFLFACFVLLSQQFHQAVHSRDIAERQYELIAHYTTELILVVNKDLKITYASPSHEQVFECGVDSITGQQLDSIMLQSDFVKEAIRRIQSFVTNERHQLTLNINGKQLPVETEFSPVLNDRGEVYDIILASRDITERLRQQEYLVHSEKLAVIGQLAAGVAHEIRNPLTAVKGFVQVLKRDFESYSQSSYDIVWSELTRIEEITSELLLLAKPQKAQYKIVDLVPVVRHCVTLLEGQAHKRNVYFDLAFQGAIYSKCNENQIRQVFVNILKNAVESMDDGGVVNISGRLVDDQIVIVIRDQGVGIPEELKTNLGDPFYTTKEKGTGLGLMVVYNILKEHQGNIEIHSEVGVGTEVTIMLPSAQQPGDDGVIRMQSATMVL is encoded by the coding sequence TTGCTCAGAATCAGTAAATTGTATCTCAACATCCTCTTTGCAACCGGACTGATGGTTCCACTATCAACCATTGGAACCCTGTGCTTTCATGCTTCAACATCCATTGTTGTAGTGTCGTGTATAGCTATTTGTCTTGGTATGTTTCCGGTTTACCTGCCCAAAGGCACCCTTTGGGGAGCAGGTGTCGTGACTTATATTTTTGTACTATCCACAAATGGCCCTTTAACTGCATGTGTACCATTGTTCTTCGGAACCGTTGCGGAGTTTATGAAACACTATCGGTGGAATGTGAAACGAATCAAATTCTTTCGCCTAACAGTCACATTCGGTATGTTTTTTTATGCACTCCTTGCAGCTTGGTACTCATCAAGACAGACTACGCATCTTCCATACTTCTTTCATATTTTGATTTCGGTCGCTACTTTTGAAGTTGTCAATTACATTATCCTTGTCGGAATTCAATTATCCATCGGTCAACGAGTTACGCTGGCCGATGGGCTAGGGATGTTCAATTTTCTTCCACTCATTGCAACATCCGCTGTACTGACTATGTATATTCAATTTGCTCGCAATTGGGAATTTGCGTTATTAATATGTTTCCTTTTTGCATGTTTTGTACTTCTGTCTCAACAATTCCACCAAGCTGTTCACTCTCGTGACATCGCTGAACGCCAATATGAGCTAATAGCACATTACACGACCGAATTAATCTTGGTGGTAAATAAGGATTTAAAAATCACATACGCCTCCCCTTCTCACGAACAGGTTTTTGAATGCGGCGTAGACTCAATTACCGGACAACAACTAGACTCAATCATGCTACAAAGCGATTTCGTGAAAGAAGCCATTCGAAGAATTCAATCCTTCGTAACTAACGAACGTCATCAGCTAACGCTGAATATCAACGGCAAACAGCTTCCCGTTGAAACAGAATTCTCGCCGGTCCTGAATGATCGCGGTGAGGTGTACGACATCATTCTCGCATCTAGAGATATTACAGAGCGACTACGCCAACAGGAGTATCTTGTGCACTCGGAAAAACTCGCCGTGATTGGACAGTTGGCCGCTGGCGTCGCGCACGAAATCCGCAATCCGCTCACGGCGGTAAAAGGATTTGTGCAGGTCTTAAAACGGGATTTCGAATCGTATTCGCAGTCCTCCTACGACATCGTTTGGTCTGAGTTGACGCGTATTGAAGAAATCACCTCGGAATTGTTGTTACTGGCGAAGCCACAAAAGGCGCAATACAAAATTGTCGATTTAGTCCCTGTGGTCAGGCACTGCGTAACACTTCTCGAAGGGCAAGCGCACAAGCGCAACGTATATTTCGATCTCGCCTTTCAAGGAGCGATTTACAGCAAATGTAATGAAAATCAAATCCGCCAAGTATTTGTAAACATCCTGAAAAACGCTGTGGAGTCTATGGATGATGGCGGTGTGGTGAATATCTCGGGACGTCTCGTCGACGACCAAATTGTTATCGTTATTCGCGACCAAGGCGTAGGTATTCCGGAGGAACTGAAAACGAACCTTGGTGATCCCTTCTATACAACAAAAGAAAAAGGAACCGGTCTTGGGCTCATGGTCGTGTACAATATCTTGAAGGAACATCAGGGTAACATTGAAATTCACAGTGAAGTCGGTGTAGGTACGGAGGTCACCATTATGTTACCCTCCGCCCAGCAGCCAGGAGATGACGGTGTCATTCGAATGCAGTCCGCCACGATGGTCCTCTAA
- a CDS encoding DUF5317 family protein, protein MPYFVALGIIITLITRRHLFSLFRLRFKFAWLIIISLIAQILLNVLPTKQHPSSAWMIELFFLLFIIALLFNWHIRGITLIVIGASLNLAALLLHHGAMPISLTGYHLIHPHAGVPNVGSRHVITSATKAWWLVDWIPVAPYLMSPGDILVGLGIMSLIYLNSSKRGEKVIAQNQ, encoded by the coding sequence ATGCCTTACTTCGTTGCACTAGGGATCATTATTACCCTAATTACTAGACGCCACTTGTTCTCTCTTTTCCGTCTACGTTTTAAATTTGCTTGGTTGATTATCATATCATTAATCGCCCAGATACTTCTAAATGTATTACCGACTAAGCAGCATCCGTCAAGCGCGTGGATGATCGAACTATTTTTTCTTCTCTTTATCATTGCGTTATTGTTTAATTGGCATATACGAGGTATCACCCTCATTGTGATTGGTGCGTCCCTAAACTTGGCCGCGCTTCTACTACATCACGGGGCTATGCCGATATCACTCACGGGTTACCATCTTATACATCCGCATGCCGGGGTTCCGAACGTCGGGTCCAGGCATGTGATCACATCTGCCACGAAAGCCTGGTGGTTGGTTGATTGGATACCTGTTGCTCCATATCTAATGAGCCCTGGTGACATCTTGGTCGGTTTGGGGATTATGTCACTCATTTACCTCAACTCTTCCAAACGAGGAGAGAAAGTGATTGCTCAGAATCAGTAA
- the aspD gene encoding aspartate 4-decarboxylase, translating into MNQEDFTMRREMERSYSAISPFELKNKLIELAKGRQKKSARVMLNAGRGNPNWISSTPRDAFFSLGRFAMAESRRVWEEPDLAGKPARPGSYRRFLDFAEQHREMPGMSLLRDVVEYGRDVLGVDADAFVYELVDGIIGDNYPEPDRMLVHVEKVVHQFLIQEMCAGDEAVGNFDLFAVEGATAAMCYIFDTLHENYLLQPKDKVAVMVPIFPPYIEISQLSKYNFDLVEIHASARDEQGNHTWQYPESELSKLEDPAIKALFLVNPSNPPSVAMNEETIQRLVGIVREKNPGLMIISDDVYGTFVDGFRSLMSVLPFNTIGVYSFSKYFGVTGWRLGVVAVHQNNVFDERLKQLPEDKIAILNHRYASMTMHPEKVRFIDRMVADSRQVALNHTAGLSTPQQVQMALFCAFALLDKENRYKQLTKDICHRRMRLLYQGLGLPMPNIPNDADYYTEFDLEEWSNHHYGVSFTKFLQANYEPIDILFRLAEESGIVLLNGGGFHGPTWSIRVSLANLNDDSYTQIGQALHAALERYVEEWKATQ; encoded by the coding sequence ATGAACCAAGAGGATTTCACGATGCGGCGGGAGATGGAGCGATCGTATTCGGCCATTAGTCCGTTTGAGTTAAAAAATAAACTGATTGAGCTGGCGAAGGGACGCCAAAAGAAAAGTGCTCGCGTGATGTTGAACGCAGGGCGGGGGAACCCGAATTGGATTTCTTCAACGCCGCGTGACGCCTTTTTTTCATTGGGGCGTTTTGCGATGGCGGAGAGTCGACGTGTTTGGGAAGAACCTGATCTCGCTGGCAAACCGGCGAGACCTGGCTCCTATCGACGATTTTTGGATTTTGCGGAGCAGCACAGAGAGATGCCGGGCATGTCTCTGCTTCGGGATGTCGTCGAATACGGGCGCGACGTCCTGGGCGTTGATGCAGACGCATTTGTTTACGAGCTGGTCGACGGCATTATCGGAGACAATTATCCAGAACCGGATCGAATGCTTGTTCACGTTGAAAAGGTAGTTCATCAGTTTCTGATTCAGGAAATGTGTGCGGGGGATGAAGCGGTAGGCAATTTCGATTTATTTGCGGTCGAAGGCGCAACTGCGGCCATGTGCTACATATTTGACACGCTACACGAAAATTATTTGTTGCAGCCGAAGGATAAGGTTGCTGTCATGGTGCCCATTTTTCCGCCTTATATCGAGATTTCGCAGCTGTCGAAGTACAACTTTGACCTGGTCGAGATTCATGCTAGTGCCCGCGACGAACAAGGAAACCACACGTGGCAGTATCCAGAATCCGAGCTGTCGAAGTTGGAGGATCCCGCTATTAAGGCCTTATTTCTCGTCAATCCAAGTAATCCACCATCGGTAGCCATGAATGAGGAGACGATACAGCGACTCGTAGGCATTGTACGTGAAAAGAATCCGGGCCTGATGATTATTTCGGATGATGTGTACGGTACGTTTGTTGATGGTTTTCGTTCCCTCATGTCCGTACTGCCATTTAACACAATAGGCGTTTATTCGTTTTCGAAGTATTTTGGTGTGACGGGTTGGCGCCTAGGTGTGGTCGCAGTTCATCAGAACAATGTCTTTGATGAGCGCCTCAAACAGTTGCCGGAGGACAAGATTGCAATTCTCAATCATCGTTATGCCTCGATGACGATGCATCCTGAAAAGGTTCGTTTTATTGATAGAATGGTTGCCGACAGCCGGCAAGTGGCACTGAATCACACGGCGGGTTTATCGACGCCGCAACAAGTCCAAATGGCGTTGTTCTGTGCGTTCGCGTTGTTGGACAAAGAAAATCGGTACAAGCAGTTGACGAAGGATATTTGTCATCGGCGGATGCGGTTGCTCTACCAAGGACTTGGATTGCCAATGCCGAACATCCCGAATGACGCGGACTATTACACGGAATTCGATCTCGAAGAATGGTCAAACCACCACTATGGCGTTTCGTTCACCAAGTTTCTTCAAGCGAACTACGAGCCTATCGATATCCTATTTCGACTTGCCGAGGAATCGGGGATTGTGTTGCTGAATGGTGGCGGATTTCACGGGCCTACATGGTCAATTCGAGTCTCTCTTGCCAATTTGAACGATGACTCATACACCCAAATTGGACAAGCACTCCATGCGGCGCTTGAGCGCTATGTCGAGGAGTGGAAAGCCACGCAATAA
- a CDS encoding IS256 family transposase codes for MYQTNKELLAAQLEMEMSKFIQERLELIMREEIHNFLTVEHPELKNSRNGYYTRTLDTRFGRIEDLHVPRDREGEFQTSIFEPYSRRDAWLEETIIAMYKGGMSTREVGQFIERMLGVQYSPTTISNITNIVLQDVDAWRKRPLKRRYSVVYMDGMYVALKRDTVDNESIYVVMGIDEDGHREILGYYVGGTESATSCREIFNDLRARGLEEILIGVADGLTGLQEAFLSVYPKADFQRCVVHKLRNIIVKVRAKDKATVLADLKGVYSSETYEEALGCFRQFESKWNAKYPREVQSWREDLDNLLVFYKYPAAIRYAIYTTNAIERTIKEIRKRVKPMNSIANLEAAEKIVYLFATGYNEKWSKRALRGFADTGTQKRLREMFAERYGTEETK; via the coding sequence TTGTATCAGACTAACAAAGAGTTGCTTGCCGCACAACTGGAAATGGAAATGTCGAAGTTCATCCAAGAGCGTTTGGAGCTCATTATGCGTGAGGAGATCCACAACTTCCTGACGGTAGAGCATCCGGAATTGAAGAACAGTCGCAACGGATATTACACGAGGACGCTGGATACACGGTTTGGGCGGATTGAGGATTTACATGTTCCTCGAGACCGGGAAGGTGAGTTTCAAACCAGCATATTTGAGCCGTATAGTCGGCGAGATGCTTGGTTGGAAGAAACCATCATCGCAATGTACAAGGGCGGTATGAGTACGCGTGAGGTGGGGCAATTCATTGAACGGATGCTTGGTGTTCAATACTCGCCGACCACCATTAGCAACATCACGAATATCGTATTACAGGATGTAGATGCTTGGCGCAAGCGCCCCTTAAAACGACGGTACTCTGTCGTGTACATGGATGGGATGTATGTGGCGCTCAAGCGGGATACCGTGGACAACGAATCCATCTATGTCGTGATGGGAATTGATGAGGATGGACACCGAGAAATCCTTGGCTACTATGTGGGTGGCACGGAGAGCGCTACATCTTGCCGAGAGATTTTCAATGATCTGCGTGCGCGTGGGCTTGAGGAAATCCTGATTGGTGTAGCAGATGGGTTGACCGGACTGCAGGAAGCCTTCTTATCCGTCTACCCGAAGGCCGATTTCCAACGCTGTGTTGTTCACAAATTACGCAACATCATTGTGAAAGTCCGAGCCAAGGACAAGGCAACGGTTCTTGCGGATTTGAAGGGCGTATATTCCAGTGAGACCTACGAGGAAGCGCTAGGATGCTTCAGGCAATTCGAGAGCAAGTGGAACGCGAAGTACCCACGTGAGGTGCAGTCGTGGCGAGAGGACTTGGACAACCTCCTGGTCTTCTATAAGTACCCTGCAGCGATACGGTATGCTATCTATACGACTAACGCGATCGAGCGGACAATTAAGGAAATCCGCAAGAGAGTCAAGCCAATGAATAGCATCGCGAACCTTGAGGCGGCTGAGAAGATCGTGTATCTGTTCGCAACAGGCTATAACGAGAAATGGTCGAAACGCGCCTTGCGGGGATTTGCGGATACAGGTACCCAGAAGCGCCTCCGTGAGATGTTTGCTGAAAGGTACGGTACTGAGGAAACGAAATAA
- a CDS encoding long-chain-fatty-acid--CoA ligase — protein sequence MNHPAWEHYPSQIKKDIEIPDWSLPDMLNETVYRFGAQDAISFYGVKTTYLRLQQAVAAFGSSLQQHGVVKGDRVAVMLPNCPHYVIAYYGVLAAGGIVTQINPMSVEREIEHLLQDSGATVIVVLDALYARVKSIQARTALRHMIVVSLQPSDQNTSETNFAPDQTFEKFLTEGNARSFTPVQVDPANDVAILQYTGGTTGLPKGAMLTHWNLVANVVQSAEFFKQDLVPGQERCLAVLPLFHVFGMTSCMNLGLYLGLTLIMLPRFHPAEVLETIEREHVTTFPGVPTMYIALNQHIHEAGNKTTSLKMCNCGGAPMPVELLRQFEQKTGAQILEGYGLSETSPVTHCNPSFAKRKPGSIGLPFPSTEFKIVDIETGTREVAVGEPGEMIVRGPQVMKGYWNMPEETTRALRDGWFYTGDIATMDEDGYAYIVDRKKDLIIASGYNIYPREIEEVLYGHPDVLEAVVVGVADDYRGETVHAYIVPKPGSTLTVEELAQYCKMNLAAYKVPKHFELRNELPKSAVGKIVRRMLREEKQA from the coding sequence ATGAATCACCCTGCGTGGGAGCACTATCCATCCCAGATCAAGAAGGACATCGAAATTCCTGATTGGTCACTTCCGGACATGTTGAACGAAACGGTGTATCGATTTGGTGCGCAAGATGCCATTTCGTTCTATGGCGTGAAAACGACCTATCTTCGCTTGCAGCAAGCTGTTGCTGCATTCGGTTCGAGTTTGCAACAGCACGGCGTCGTCAAGGGCGACCGAGTGGCTGTGATGTTACCCAATTGCCCACATTATGTCATTGCCTATTATGGGGTACTTGCGGCAGGGGGAATTGTGACGCAAATTAACCCCATGTCGGTGGAACGCGAGATTGAGCACCTTCTTCAGGACTCGGGTGCAACCGTCATTGTCGTGTTGGATGCACTGTATGCGCGTGTCAAATCGATTCAAGCCCGCACGGCTCTTCGGCATATGATCGTCGTCTCCTTGCAACCATCTGATCAAAATACAAGCGAAACGAATTTTGCCCCAGACCAAACGTTTGAAAAGTTCCTCACAGAAGGCAATGCAAGGTCGTTTACCCCTGTTCAGGTAGATCCCGCAAATGATGTCGCGATCCTGCAATATACGGGTGGCACGACAGGGCTGCCGAAAGGTGCGATGCTCACACATTGGAATTTGGTCGCAAACGTGGTGCAAAGCGCCGAGTTCTTTAAGCAGGATTTGGTACCCGGGCAGGAACGCTGTCTTGCTGTGTTGCCGCTCTTTCATGTGTTCGGCATGACCTCTTGTATGAACTTGGGGCTGTATTTAGGCTTGACGTTGATTATGCTCCCGCGGTTTCATCCTGCGGAAGTTCTCGAGACGATTGAGCGTGAACACGTGACGACATTTCCTGGTGTTCCGACTATGTATATCGCTTTGAATCAACACATCCATGAAGCAGGTAACAAGACTACATCGCTGAAAATGTGCAACTGTGGCGGAGCGCCGATGCCTGTGGAATTGTTGCGTCAATTTGAACAGAAGACGGGTGCGCAGATATTGGAGGGCTATGGCTTGTCTGAAACATCGCCTGTCACGCACTGCAACCCCTCCTTTGCAAAGCGAAAACCTGGGAGTATCGGATTGCCTTTCCCATCCACAGAATTCAAAATTGTCGATATTGAGACAGGAACACGAGAAGTGGCAGTGGGTGAACCTGGAGAAATGATTGTGCGTGGTCCGCAAGTGATGAAGGGGTATTGGAATATGCCCGAAGAAACCACCCGCGCGTTGCGGGACGGATGGTTTTATACGGGTGACATCGCCACGATGGATGAGGACGGGTACGCGTACATCGTCGACAGGAAGAAAGATCTCATCATTGCAAGCGGTTACAATATTTATCCTCGTGAAATTGAGGAAGTGTTGTATGGACATCCGGATGTATTGGAGGCCGTTGTCGTCGGCGTAGCGGATGATTATCGAGGGGAAACGGTTCATGCGTATATCGTGCCAAAGCCAGGAAGCACATTGACCGTCGAAGAACTTGCGCAGTATTGCAAGATGAATTTGGCTGCATACAAGGTCCCGAAACATTTTGAGCTGCGCAACGAGTTACCGAAGAGTGCGGTCGGGAAGATTGTTCGTCGGATGTTGCGTGAGGAAAAACAGGCGTAA
- a CDS encoding enoyl-CoA hydratase has protein sequence MADEVRYTKENGVAVVVIDHPPLNVLTRDIFLQLDETFQVLGNDDDVVVVILTTAGNRAFIAGVDVKEFPRLMEQPNLRAEVMEIHRVMMRIEDFPKPTIAVLDGATLGGGLELALAFDIRIAEEHAQIGLPEVKLGLFPGGGGTQRLSRLVGEAKAKEMMFTGEPVEAAVAERIGLVNQVVATGAGLTAAREMAANIARHSRQSLARIKRAVDLGMEMPLERAIEHEADLFVEVFHTEDVREGVNAFLQHRKPVFQHR, from the coding sequence ATGGCAGACGAGGTTCGTTATACGAAGGAAAATGGCGTGGCGGTTGTGGTGATAGACCACCCACCCCTCAATGTGTTGACTCGGGATATCTTTTTGCAGTTAGATGAAACGTTCCAAGTGCTCGGCAATGACGATGATGTGGTCGTCGTCATTCTCACGACTGCCGGGAATCGTGCGTTCATCGCGGGCGTGGACGTCAAGGAGTTTCCGCGTCTGATGGAACAGCCGAATTTGCGTGCCGAGGTGATGGAAATTCACCGGGTTATGATGCGCATTGAAGACTTTCCGAAACCTACGATCGCAGTACTCGATGGAGCGACTTTAGGCGGAGGGCTTGAGTTGGCATTGGCATTTGATATCCGTATCGCCGAGGAACACGCACAGATTGGACTACCAGAAGTGAAACTGGGCCTCTTTCCGGGCGGTGGCGGCACGCAACGACTATCGAGGCTCGTCGGGGAAGCGAAGGCCAAGGAAATGATGTTTACCGGGGAGCCAGTTGAGGCGGCCGTGGCGGAGCGAATTGGCCTAGTCAATCAAGTCGTTGCAACCGGGGCGGGATTGACGGCTGCCCGGGAGATGGCGGCGAACATCGCTCGGCACTCGAGACAGTCATTGGCAAGAATCAAGCGTGCCGTCGACCTGGGAATGGAGATGCCGCTTGAGCGGGCGATTGAGCACGAGGCAGATTTGTTTGTCGAGGTGTTTCATACGGAAGACGTACGGGAAGGGGTCAACGCGTTTCTCCAACACCGAAAACCAGTATTTCAACATCGCTGA
- a CDS encoding GntR family transcriptional regulator yields MIGSFNLNEGKKTLGEQAYESIREDILTVRLKPGQTIYESDFAKMLNMSRTPIREAVHTLLVEGLIEVLPQRGMKIALISDKKVEETRFVRESLEISALQTVIRHWDAEQRDYQMLRRELRNNLDMQLSAAEQNDAVQFLQADEQFHRLLLAASGNETLIAIVSQMRGHLNRVRVLSLQELANIRSLIAEHEVLLSAIDAGDEMKATTTLRNHLSRLTDDIQVVKNKYPSYFTE; encoded by the coding sequence ATGATTGGTAGTTTCAATCTCAATGAGGGAAAGAAAACCTTAGGCGAACAGGCGTATGAATCCATTCGCGAGGATATTTTGACAGTTCGTCTCAAACCTGGGCAGACAATTTACGAGTCTGACTTTGCGAAGATGTTGAATATGAGCCGAACGCCGATACGCGAGGCCGTTCATACATTGCTGGTCGAAGGGTTGATTGAGGTTCTGCCGCAGCGAGGTATGAAAATTGCGCTGATATCCGACAAAAAGGTTGAAGAGACGCGCTTTGTGCGTGAAAGTCTGGAGATTAGTGCACTGCAAACGGTGATACGCCATTGGGATGCAGAACAGCGCGATTATCAAATGTTGCGGCGCGAATTGCGTAACAACTTGGATATGCAGTTAAGCGCTGCGGAGCAGAACGACGCTGTCCAGTTTTTGCAGGCGGATGAACAATTTCACCGGCTGTTGTTGGCGGCCAGTGGCAATGAGACACTCATTGCGATTGTCTCTCAGATGCGAGGACATTTGAACCGAGTTCGCGTCTTGTCTTTGCAGGAACTTGCAAACATTCGCTCCCTCATTGCAGAACACGAAGTGTTATTGTCCGCGATTGATGCGGGGGACGAAATGAAAGCAACCACCACGCTGCGCAACCATCTTTCCCGTTTGACGGACGATATTCAGGTGGTCAAAAACAAATACCCGTCTTACTTTACAGAATGA